Proteins co-encoded in one Haloarcula pelagica genomic window:
- a CDS encoding type 1 glutamine amidotransferase translates to MARTRLALLNAAHAAEDTRRNFRRELDAELVEFHCPSGELPETFAFDGCVVTGSKASVYWDEPWIGRLKEWVGEAIEAGLPFLGVCYGHQLLANVLGGRVEPMDEYEIGYRTVEQDGQNRLLDGVDDDFLVFTTHSDQVTKAPPGATVFARNDYGIHGFRKGHVFAVQFHPEYDTETARNVTEGKDELSDERIGAVLEGITGENYRDACEAKQLFDNFLAYVAEHTPERVVSASDRAD, encoded by the coding sequence ATGGCCCGGACACGGCTCGCGCTGTTGAACGCCGCACACGCCGCCGAGGACACCCGTCGCAACTTCCGGCGCGAGCTCGACGCCGAACTCGTCGAGTTCCACTGTCCCTCGGGCGAACTCCCCGAGACGTTCGCCTTCGACGGCTGTGTCGTCACCGGCTCGAAGGCCTCGGTCTACTGGGACGAACCCTGGATCGGCCGACTGAAAGAGTGGGTCGGCGAGGCCATCGAGGCGGGGCTGCCGTTTCTGGGGGTCTGTTACGGCCACCAACTCCTCGCCAACGTCCTCGGGGGCCGTGTCGAGCCGATGGACGAGTACGAGATCGGCTACCGGACGGTCGAGCAGGACGGCCAGAACCGGCTGCTCGACGGCGTCGACGACGACTTCCTCGTCTTCACGACACACTCGGACCAGGTCACGAAAGCGCCTCCGGGAGCGACGGTGTTCGCCCGGAACGACTACGGTATCCACGGCTTCCGGAAGGGACACGTCTTCGCCGTCCAGTTCCACCCCGAGTACGACACTGAGACCGCCCGGAACGTGACCGAGGGGAAAGACGAACTGTCCGACGAGCGGATCGGGGCGGTCCTAGAGGGGATCACCGGAGAGAACTACCGGGACGCCTGCGAGGCGAAACAGCTGTTCGACAACTTTCTGGCGTACGTCGCGGAACACACCCCGGAACGGGTGGTTTCGGCGTCCGACCGCGCCGACTGA
- a CDS encoding phosphoadenosine phosphosulfate reductase family protein, which translates to MSETAEFPDYLDVDYSDGEGETPEDYPTVNHKIEKAIEVTKQGLEEYENPVVMWTGGKDSTLTLYFVKEVADRFDLEVPPVVFIDHYQHFDELIDFTKHWADEWDLDVIWARNTNVGDYVDENGLEPGDDIPVDELSEHNQHHIRNILEYEEDTFPFLLDTYVGNHLLKTVALNDTIEEHDVDGILSGIRWDEQESRADETFFSPRHDPDIYPPHDRIQPILQFAEADVWEAFWNFVVPDTVEGYPDEGYVPQGQDDLPEGIEKEDVPVSPKYFAGFRSLGSEVSTDKSAEEPAWLQDMENTTERAGRAQDKEDLMERLRDLGYM; encoded by the coding sequence ATGTCAGAGACAGCCGAGTTCCCCGATTACCTCGATGTCGACTACAGCGACGGCGAGGGCGAGACGCCCGAAGACTACCCGACGGTCAACCACAAGATCGAGAAGGCGATCGAAGTCACGAAGCAGGGTCTCGAAGAGTACGAGAACCCCGTCGTGATGTGGACGGGTGGCAAGGACTCGACGCTGACGCTGTACTTCGTCAAGGAAGTGGCGGACCGCTTCGACCTGGAGGTTCCGCCGGTCGTCTTCATCGACCACTACCAGCACTTCGACGAACTCATCGACTTTACCAAGCACTGGGCCGACGAGTGGGACCTCGACGTGATCTGGGCGCGCAACACGAACGTCGGCGACTACGTCGACGAGAACGGTCTCGAACCCGGTGACGACATCCCGGTCGACGAACTCTCCGAGCACAACCAGCACCACATCCGGAACATCCTCGAATACGAGGAGGACACGTTCCCGTTCCTGCTCGACACCTACGTCGGCAACCACCTCCTGAAGACGGTGGCGCTCAACGACACCATCGAGGAGCACGATGTCGACGGTATCCTCTCGGGGATCCGCTGGGACGAACAGGAGTCCCGCGCCGACGAGACGTTCTTCTCGCCGCGGCACGATCCGGACATCTACCCGCCCCACGACCGCATCCAGCCGATCCTGCAGTTCGCCGAGGCCGACGTGTGGGAGGCGTTCTGGAACTTCGTCGTGCCCGACACTGTCGAGGGCTACCCCGACGAGGGCTACGTCCCGCAGGGGCAGGACGACCTGCCCGAGGGCATCGAGAAGGAAGACGTGCCCGTCTCGCCGAAGTACTTCGCCGGCTTCCGCTCGCTGGGCAGCGAGGTCAGCACGGACAAGTCCGCCGAAGAACCCGCGTGGCTCCAGGACATGGAGAACACGACCGAACGCGCCGGCCGCGCCCAGGACAAAGAGGACCTGATGGAGCGCCTGCGCGATCTGGGCTACATGTGA
- a CDS encoding stage II sporulation protein M, translating into MIGPPSSLRGIARRWLALYVPVAALILGLSTLVGFLLGDAIPVDSLPAGSDAGSNPFLPSEITTVSIAVNNLTAMGVMLLGAVSLGLVTVLGLVLNGLLIGVVVGLAGQELPSMVILALLLPHGIVEIPALLIVAAIGLRFGRLTVRYLRGTEDRLVTEQALREAGWLVGVACVLVLVAAYIEANVTLAIAERVADGSLSGLPSA; encoded by the coding sequence ATGATCGGCCCCCCATCGTCGCTTCGCGGGATCGCCCGGCGGTGGCTGGCGCTGTACGTCCCCGTCGCCGCGTTGATCCTGGGTCTGAGTACGCTGGTAGGGTTCCTCCTGGGCGACGCGATTCCGGTCGACTCACTGCCCGCCGGGAGCGACGCCGGATCGAACCCGTTTCTCCCGTCGGAGATCACGACGGTCTCGATCGCCGTGAACAACCTGACCGCGATGGGGGTCATGCTGCTTGGGGCCGTCTCGCTCGGGCTCGTCACGGTGCTCGGTCTCGTGTTGAACGGGCTGCTCATCGGCGTCGTCGTCGGCCTCGCCGGTCAGGAGTTACCCTCCATGGTGATCCTCGCGTTGTTGCTCCCCCACGGGATCGTCGAGATTCCGGCACTGCTGATCGTCGCCGCGATCGGACTCCGCTTTGGCCGCCTGACCGTCCGATACCTCCGCGGCACGGAAGACCGGTTGGTCACCGAACAGGCGCTGCGAGAGGCGGGCTGGCTCGTCGGCGTCGCCTGTGTGCTCGTGCTAGTCGCCGCCTACATCGAGGCCAACGTCACACTAGCCATCGCCGAACGCGTCGCCGACGGGTCCCTGTCGGGACTCCCGTCAGCGTAG
- a CDS encoding DUF7110 family protein gives MTSRVYRLHSTLELPLEDAYDFFEDPDLPPAVADVDITRRNNTLIVSAVADDDSMSKYTPTAQLKASVTENRVYEEDPDEMGPPGAASTGSAGGGPQWGALEEEEEEIESELVEYACFKGDRETVLQNTALQYEMFEVLCEVAKIAEKGTLTAIAAVDEELEAVRIVDGEERPAVINVAEEPRDDEEKDGVNWRDNEFIN, from the coding sequence ATGACCAGCCGCGTATACAGACTTCATTCGACACTCGAACTGCCACTCGAAGACGCCTACGATTTCTTCGAGGACCCAGATCTTCCGCCCGCAGTCGCTGACGTTGACATCACTCGGCGGAACAACACGCTCATCGTCAGTGCTGTCGCCGACGACGACAGCATGAGCAAGTACACTCCGACTGCACAGCTCAAAGCGAGCGTCACGGAGAACCGAGTCTACGAGGAAGACCCCGACGAGATGGGACCACCCGGCGCCGCGAGCACCGGGAGCGCCGGCGGTGGACCACAGTGGGGAGCACTCGAAGAGGAAGAAGAAGAGATCGAATCCGAACTCGTCGAGTACGCCTGCTTCAAGGGGGACCGGGAGACGGTGCTCCAGAACACCGCACTCCAGTACGAGATGTTCGAGGTCCTCTGTGAGGTCGCCAAGATCGCCGAGAAGGGGACGCTGACCGCGATCGCTGCCGTCGACGAGGAACTGGAAGCGGTCCGGATCGTCGACGGCGAGGAGCGGCCCGCCGTCATCAACGTCGCGGAAGAACCCCGCGACGACGAGGAGAAAGACGGCGTCAACTGGCGCGACAACGAGTTCATCAACTGA
- a CDS encoding 2Fe-2S iron-sulfur cluster-binding protein: protein MTDYTVEFAGTGEEITVSDTETILSRCLEEGIAQEYSCRVGMCLACSAEILEGEVVQPAARGLTAEERESYALTCMARPASDLVLDRGEYPPSIEAAGVTDDTEPAAADD from the coding sequence ATGACCGATTACACCGTCGAGTTCGCGGGGACGGGCGAGGAGATCACCGTCTCCGACACGGAGACGATCCTCTCGCGGTGCCTGGAGGAAGGCATCGCACAGGAGTACTCCTGCCGCGTGGGGATGTGTCTGGCCTGTTCGGCCGAGATTCTGGAGGGCGAGGTGGTCCAGCCCGCCGCCCGGGGGCTCACAGCGGAAGAACGGGAGTCGTACGCGCTGACGTGTATGGCGCGTCCGGCGTCGGACCTCGTCCTGGATCGCGGCGAGTATCCGCCCAGTATCGAAGCGGCCGGTGTGACAGACGATACCGAGCCCGCCGCTGCCGACGATTAA
- a CDS encoding ABC transporter permease, whose product MTEESRLRREAVAVYGLWRRDLVRFWRAKSRVVGLLLGPFFILVFFGFGFRDVQFGSIPPGVSYLEYLVPGILGFTMLFSASFTGLAVLSDREVGFLKEILVAPVSRTGIVVGRIAGGATTTLLQSLLILVLALPLGFRPASVTGVAIAVAFLVLVAATFIGMGLAIASQFKDTQGYNLIVNFALFPLAFLSGAFYPLGNLPAPLRVVGYLNPLTYGVDGLRGALVGVSQRSLALDFAAMVVASVLMVLLGAALFRRVEAV is encoded by the coding sequence ATGACTGAGGAGAGCCGACTCCGCCGAGAGGCGGTCGCCGTCTACGGGCTCTGGCGGCGGGACCTCGTGCGGTTCTGGCGGGCCAAGAGCCGCGTCGTCGGGCTGTTGCTCGGCCCCTTCTTCATCCTCGTCTTTTTCGGCTTCGGCTTCCGTGACGTGCAGTTCGGCTCGATCCCACCGGGCGTGAGCTATCTGGAGTATCTCGTCCCCGGGATTCTCGGGTTCACGATGCTCTTTTCGGCGTCGTTCACGGGCCTGGCGGTGCTCTCGGACCGGGAGGTCGGCTTCCTGAAGGAGATCCTGGTCGCGCCGGTCAGCCGCACCGGGATCGTCGTCGGCCGGATCGCCGGCGGTGCGACGACGACGCTGTTGCAGTCGCTGCTCATCCTCGTGCTGGCGCTCCCGCTGGGGTTCCGACCGGCCTCCGTGACCGGCGTCGCCATCGCCGTCGCCTTCCTCGTGCTCGTGGCCGCGACGTTCATCGGGATGGGGCTGGCGATCGCCTCGCAGTTCAAGGACACCCAGGGGTACAACCTCATCGTCAACTTCGCGCTGTTTCCGCTGGCGTTCCTCTCGGGGGCGTTCTACCCGCTGGGGAACCTCCCGGCGCCGTTGCGGGTCGTCGGCTATCTGAACCCGCTGACCTACGGTGTCGACGGCCTCCGCGGTGCGCTGGTGGGCGTCTCCCAGCGGTCGCTGGCGCTGGACTTCGCGGCGATGGTCGTCGCCAGCGTCCTGATGGTCCTCCTGGGGGCGGCGCTGTTTCGGCGCGTCGAGGCGGTCTGA
- a CDS encoding ABC transporter ATP-binding protein, whose protein sequence is MNAIEVDGLTRRYGDLVAVDAVSLSVSEGEILGLLGPNGAGKSTLVNTLCTLLRPSEGSARVAGYDVATDPDAVRSNIGVVFQEPALDEELTGIENLRFHARLYGIGGEYRRERVRTVLDLVDLAEDADKRVGEYSGGMARRLELARGLLHEPAVLFLDEPTVGLDAGTRKTVREYIDRLNRDAGVTVVLTTHYMEEADALCDRVAIVDDGSVVALDAPEALKADLGGDVIRLGTDRPGAVAEVLQGEPWVRSLTDHSDGLDIGVDDGARRVAAVVTAASEVAAVTTVSVDRPTLERVFLSLTGRTVTEAETGAEDGQRPAPTARGGGDD, encoded by the coding sequence ATGAACGCCATCGAGGTCGACGGGCTGACCAGACGCTACGGCGATCTGGTCGCCGTCGACGCGGTGTCGCTGTCGGTCTCCGAGGGCGAGATCCTCGGCTTGCTCGGCCCCAACGGCGCCGGCAAGTCCACGCTCGTCAACACGCTCTGTACACTCCTTCGACCGAGCGAGGGCAGCGCCCGCGTCGCCGGCTACGACGTGGCGACCGACCCGGACGCCGTCCGCTCGAACATCGGCGTCGTCTTCCAGGAACCGGCCCTGGACGAGGAACTGACCGGGATCGAGAACCTCCGGTTTCACGCGCGGCTCTACGGGATCGGCGGCGAGTACCGCCGCGAGCGGGTTCGGACGGTCCTCGATCTGGTCGACCTCGCCGAGGACGCCGACAAGCGCGTCGGCGAGTACTCCGGGGGGATGGCCCGCCGGCTGGAACTCGCGCGCGGCCTGCTCCACGAGCCCGCGGTCCTCTTTCTGGACGAACCCACCGTCGGACTCGACGCCGGCACCCGAAAGACGGTGCGGGAGTACATCGACCGGCTCAACCGCGACGCGGGCGTCACCGTGGTGCTGACGACCCACTACATGGAGGAGGCCGACGCCCTCTGTGACCGGGTGGCGATCGTCGACGACGGAAGCGTGGTCGCGCTGGACGCTCCCGAGGCGTTGAAGGCCGATCTGGGCGGCGACGTGATCAGGCTGGGGACCGACCGCCCCGGGGCCGTCGCCGAGGTACTCCAGGGGGAGCCGTGGGTCCGGTCGCTGACCGACCACAGCGACGGGCTCGACATCGGTGTCGACGACGGCGCACGCCGCGTCGCGGCAGTGGTCACCGCCGCTAGCGAGGTGGCCGCGGTGACGACCGTCTCGGTCGATCGGCCGACCCTGGAGCGGGTCTTCCTCTCGCTGACCGGCCGGACGGTCACCGAGGCCGAAACGGGGGCCGAGGACGGCCAGCGGCCGGCGCCGACAGCGCGGGGTGGCGGCGATGACTGA
- the citE gene encoding L-malyl-CoA/beta-methylmalyl-CoA lyase — protein sequence MTATRLCRTFQTAPAAVPRDDSAKFLVSGLTSEGFQTPDWLVPDIEDGTAPSMKAEAVDNVVEHLPEHAPDFAGRVLPRVEWAYDDATFRERGREQIDRLATEVGDHLDGFVVPKVGRLDDVRDAAGAIAEAERDAGLADGVLDMAIILETAPARSDLREICAFAADSRLSALVFGPVDYTAELGGRALDGERPRWDGLLEALSNETSAAGVAAIGGPFDQLFCERAGVTYYNAAGYADQVEHEATIGIDGSWSLHPKQTSQANRIHMPRTDELTEALGKVEAFNEAKREGTGAVVVDGQMVDEATYKNFANTVETVRAVDETHPTQTAQYYEAGLLERALSVELRFN from the coding sequence ATGACAGCCACACGACTCTGCCGCACGTTCCAGACCGCGCCCGCTGCCGTCCCCCGCGACGACAGCGCGAAGTTCCTCGTCTCCGGGCTCACGAGCGAGGGGTTCCAGACCCCCGACTGGCTCGTCCCCGACATCGAAGACGGCACCGCCCCCTCGATGAAGGCCGAGGCCGTCGACAACGTCGTCGAGCACCTCCCCGAACACGCCCCCGACTTCGCCGGGCGCGTCCTCCCGCGCGTGGAGTGGGCCTACGACGACGCGACCTTCCGCGAGCGGGGCCGCGAGCAGATCGATCGCCTCGCGACCGAGGTTGGCGACCACCTCGACGGGTTCGTCGTCCCGAAGGTCGGGCGGCTCGACGACGTGCGCGACGCCGCGGGCGCGATCGCCGAGGCGGAACGCGACGCCGGCCTGGCGGACGGCGTGCTCGATATGGCGATCATCTTAGAGACTGCGCCGGCCCGCTCTGACCTGCGGGAGATCTGTGCGTTCGCGGCCGACTCGCGGCTGTCGGCACTCGTGTTCGGCCCGGTCGACTACACCGCCGAACTCGGTGGCCGCGCGCTCGACGGCGAGCGCCCGCGCTGGGACGGCCTGCTGGAAGCGCTCTCGAACGAGACCAGCGCCGCGGGCGTCGCCGCGATCGGCGGCCCGTTCGACCAACTATTCTGTGAGCGCGCCGGCGTCACCTACTACAACGCCGCGGGGTACGCCGACCAGGTCGAACACGAGGCGACCATCGGTATCGACGGCTCGTGGTCGCTCCACCCCAAACAGACCTCCCAGGCCAACCGCATCCACATGCCCCGGACCGACGAACTCACCGAGGCCCTGGGGAAGGTCGAGGCGTTCAACGAGGCCAAACGCGAGGGGACCGGCGCCGTCGTCGTCGACGGCCAGATGGTCGACGAGGCGACCTACAAGAACTTCGCCAACACCGTCGAGACTGTTCGGGCGGTCGACGAGACACACCCGACACAGACCGCCCAGTACTACGAGGCGGGGCTGCTGGAGCGGGCGCTGTCGGTCGAGTTACGCTTCAACTGA
- the mch gene encoding 2-methylfumaryl-CoA hydratase, translating to MTDWSEADAVDLSDAETFETLLDRARTREKGHYFDFFDPGDELTHDPGLVLSQSGSEDWMGQTLNHDPAYWRPDRARNQGFETVPVHPDYVLACVMGVTVEDLSEKGGYFLGRDDVTIHRTPTPGTELAVTSTVVETTASSSRPAYGIVTWETVGRDRETGDRLVSYERTNMIPRREPTATDGGGAVADSADGEDTDGTDASDRDAGDDPNGPTVPETLVAPEGDYFEDFRAALDRAEADGAAVAYAHERGRTMDEALVSGLPLSTLNTARQHHNRDVMADSPSGDIVAYGDVTRSIALAHARSDEATYREWRYDEERFHDFVTLGDTIYGFTRVLDCDAEVGPERAGAVTFEHVAYNQHRTPVYSGRRTALVQRHDP from the coding sequence ATGACCGACTGGAGCGAGGCCGACGCCGTCGACCTCTCGGACGCGGAGACGTTCGAGACGCTCCTGGACCGCGCCCGGACCCGGGAGAAGGGGCACTACTTCGACTTCTTCGACCCGGGCGACGAACTGACTCACGACCCCGGCCTGGTGCTCTCGCAGTCGGGCAGCGAGGACTGGATGGGCCAGACACTCAACCACGACCCGGCCTACTGGCGCCCGGACCGGGCCCGTAACCAGGGGTTCGAGACCGTTCCAGTCCACCCCGACTACGTCCTCGCCTGCGTGATGGGAGTGACCGTCGAGGACCTCTCGGAGAAGGGCGGCTACTTCCTTGGCCGGGACGACGTGACGATCCACCGGACGCCGACGCCTGGGACGGAACTGGCGGTCACCTCGACCGTCGTCGAGACGACTGCGTCGTCCTCCCGGCCAGCCTACGGCATCGTCACCTGGGAGACGGTCGGTCGGGACCGCGAGACCGGCGACCGTCTGGTCAGCTACGAGCGGACCAACATGATCCCACGCCGCGAGCCGACCGCGACGGACGGGGGCGGGGCCGTCGCCGACTCGGCGGACGGCGAGGACACCGACGGGACGGACGCCAGCGACCGAGACGCCGGCGACGACCCCAACGGTCCGACCGTCCCCGAGACACTCGTCGCCCCCGAGGGCGACTACTTCGAGGACTTCCGGGCCGCGCTCGACCGGGCGGAGGCCGACGGCGCCGCGGTCGCCTACGCCCACGAGCGCGGCCGGACGATGGACGAGGCCCTCGTCTCCGGGCTCCCCCTGTCGACGCTCAACACCGCCCGGCAACACCACAACCGCGACGTGATGGCCGACTCGCCGTCCGGTGACATCGTGGCCTACGGCGACGTGACCCGCTCCATCGCGCTGGCACACGCCCGCTCGGACGAGGCGACCTACCGCGAGTGGCGCTACGACGAGGAACGGTTCCACGACTTCGTCACGCTGGGTGACACGATCTACGGGTTCACCCGCGTCCTCGACTGTGACGCCGAGGTCGGCCCCGAGCGGGCCGGCGCGGTCACCTTCGAACACGTCGCGTACAACCAGCACCGCACCCCGGTCTACAGCGGCCGGCGAACCGCCCTCGTCCAGCGACACGACCCATGA